In Necator americanus strain Aroian chromosome IV, whole genome shotgun sequence, the following proteins share a genomic window:
- a CDS encoding hypothetical protein (NECATOR_CHRIV.G15629.T2), translating into MESPSSAAKDLAVDHVSDEKLSINISGRKFETWKNTLEKFPETLLGSNEKEFFYDEDTGEYFFDRDPDIFRHILTFYRTGKLHYPRHECLVAYDEELSFFGIMPDLISDCCYEDYKDKKRENQERLLEERIENTDATKLKQTLQQKMWAAFENPHTSSVALVFYYVTGFFIAVSVLCNIIETIPCWYINDTPTSCGDAYEKQFFVLDTACVIIFTIEYLLRLYAAPDRCRFLRSIMSVIDVVAILPYYVGLGLQNNKDVSGAFVTLRVFRVFRIFKFSRHSQGLRILGYTLKSCASELGFLVFSLAMAIIIFATIMYYAEKKVNDTRFTSIPAAFWYTIVTLTTLGYGDMVPSTVMGKIVGGICSLSGVLVIALPVPVIVSNFSRIYHQNQRADKRRAQKKARLARIRIVKNASGQALFNKKKAHEARMQAFEQGLLSFDALRDEDIFEIQHHHLLQCLEKATEREFVESDVTFDGGHSTPPISETSSLSTVRPLKRKRKWWCVRGEDDPEEERETRVTFNQSMNQVHERTPDEKVELHNICVSQL; encoded by the exons ATggaatcgccttcttcagcg GCAAAAGATCTAGCAGTTGATCACGTGTCTGACGAGAAATTGTCTATCAATATCTCAGGACGGAAGTTTGAAACATGGAAAAATACGTTGGAAAAATTCCCTGAGACGTTATTAGGATCGAATGAGAAG GAGTTTTTCTACGACGAAGATACGGGCGAGTACTTTTTCGACCGAGATCCCGACATTTTCCGACATATCCTCACTTTCTACCGCACTGGCAAATTACAT TATCCCCGGCACGAATGTCTTGTTGCGTACGACGAGGAGTTGTCGTTTTTTGGCATCATGCCAGATTTAATAAGTGACTGTTGTTATGAAGATTACAAGGATAAAAAACGGGAAAATCAGGAACGATTATTGGAAGAGAGGATCGAAAATACGGATGCGACAAAACTTAAGCAAACCTTGCAA caaaaaatgtGGGCAGCATTCGAGAATCCTCATACGTCCTCGGTCGCGCTCGTTTTCTATTATGTCACGGGTTTTTTCATTGCCGTTTCTGTATTGTGTAATATTATTGAAACCATTCCTTGCTG GTATATCAACGACACCCCTACCTCCTGTGGAGATGCCTATGAGAAACAA ttttttgtGCTAGATACCGCTTGCGTTATCATATTTACGATAGAATATTTGTTGCGATTGTATGCGGCACCGGATCGATGTCGTTTTCTGAG GTCAATAATGAGCGTCATTGATGTGGTCGCAATTCTACCATACTACGTAGGATTGGGTTTACAGAATAATAAGGACGTGTCAGGAGCGTTCGTCACTCTACGAGTATTC cGAGTATttcgaatattcaaattttcacgGCATTCCCAAGGCCTTCGAATACTCGGCTACACTTTGAAGTCGTGTGCATCTGAACTCGGCTTCCTCGTATTCTCGTTGGCTATGGCTATTATCATTTTTGCTACCATTATGTATTACGCCGAGAAGAAAGTGAATGACACAAG GTTTACTTCAATTCCGGCTGCTTTCTGGTACACTATTGTTACG CTCACCACACTTGGTTACGGTGATATGGTGCCGTCGACGGTAATGGGAAAGATTGTCGGCGGTATATGTTCGCTGTCCGGTGTGCTTGTTATCGCTCTACCAGTACCAGTTATTGTCAGCAATTTCTCTCGAATCTATCATCAAAATCAACGAGCTGACAAGCGGCGAGCGCAGaaa AAAGCCCGACTTGCACGTATTCGTATCGTGAAGAACGCATCCGGTCAAGCACTTTTCAATAAGAAAAAGGCGCACGAAGCTAGGATGCAAGCGTTTGAGcaag GTCTGCTTTCATTTGATGCGCTACGAGATGAGGATATCTTTGAGATCCAACATCACCACCTGTTGCAGTGTCTCGAAAAGGCGACG GAACGAGAATTTGTGGAGAGTGATGTCACATTCGATGGGGGCCATTCGACTCCACCAATTTCTGAGACATCGTCCTTGAGCACTGTCAGGCCACTGAAGCGAAAGCGAAAATG GTGGTGCGTGCGAGGAGAAGACGATCCCGAAGAGGAACGGGAAACGAGGGTAACATTCAATCAAAGTATGAACCAG GTTCACGAAAGGACACCTGATGAGAAAGTCGAATTGCACAACATTTGTGTATCACAACTATAA
- a CDS encoding hypothetical protein (NECATOR_CHRIV.G15631.T1): MQSEKIEYDVIRLTEARRCYPLNAAGAGEELFLGTCDSKGVGEVDVLVNTSIAKKINSFQRLTTRIGRLRMKRCSSMPALTIFVAYAPISNYTQEEVEAFYIDLERSCGENHTFYKITVMISTSKLALKEHLKNFTSGPTPSNR; this comes from the coding sequence ATGCAATCCGAAAAGATCgagtacgacgtcatcagaCTGACCGAGGCGAGACGATGctaccctctcaacgccgccggagctggagaagaactgttcttaggaacatgcgacagtaaaGGAGTTGGTGAAGTTgatgtcctcgtcaacacgagtatagCAAAGAAAATCAACTCTTTCCAAcgacttacgacccgaatcggacgtctgcggatgaaaAGATGTAGTTCAATGCCGGCTTTGACTattttcgtcgcttacgctccaataTCAAACTATACacaagaagaagtagaagctTTTTATATAGACCTAGAAAGGTCCTGTGGAGAAAACCATACCTTCTACAAAATCACTGTGATGATTTCAACGTCAAAATTGGCCTTAAAAGAACACCTGAAAAACTTCACATCAGGACCAACGCCCAGCAATAGATGA
- a CDS encoding hypothetical protein (NECATOR_CHRIV.G15629.T1) produces MASVAAWLPFARAAAIGWVPIARQPMPQAPVALQAKDLAVDHVSDEKLSINISGRKFETWKNTLEKFPETLLGSNEKEFFYDEDTGEYFFDRDPDIFRHILTFYRTGKLHYPRHECLVAYDEELSFFGIMPDLISDCCYEDYKDKKRENQERLLEERIENTDATKLKQTLQQKMWAAFENPHTSSVALVFYYVTGFFIAVSVLCNIIETIPCWYINDTPTSCGDAYEKQFFVLDTACVIIFTIEYLLRLYAAPDRCRFLRSIMSVIDVVAILPYYVGLGLQNNKDVSGAFVTLRVFRVFRIFKFSRHSQGLRILGYTLKSCASELGFLVFSLAMAIIIFATIMYYAEKKVNDTRFTSIPAAFWYTIVTLTTLGYGDMVPSTVMGKIVGGICSLSGVLVIALPVPVIVSNFSRIYHQNQRADKRRAQKKARLARIRIVKNASGQALFNKKKAHEARMQAFEQGLLSFDALRDEDIFEIQHHHLLQCLEKATEREFVESDVTFDGGHSTPPISETSSLSTVRPLKRKRKWWCVRGEDDPEEERETRVTFNQSMNQVHERTPDEKVELHNICVSQL; encoded by the exons ATGGCATCCGTCGCGGCGTGGTTGCCGTTCGCACGCGCGGCCGCCATCGGTTGGGTGCCAATAGCGCGACAACCGATGCCACAGGCACCGGTTGCTTTACAG GCAAAAGATCTAGCAGTTGATCACGTGTCTGACGAGAAATTGTCTATCAATATCTCAGGACGGAAGTTTGAAACATGGAAAAATACGTTGGAAAAATTCCCTGAGACGTTATTAGGATCGAATGAGAAG GAGTTTTTCTACGACGAAGATACGGGCGAGTACTTTTTCGACCGAGATCCCGACATTTTCCGACATATCCTCACTTTCTACCGCACTGGCAAATTACAT TATCCCCGGCACGAATGTCTTGTTGCGTACGACGAGGAGTTGTCGTTTTTTGGCATCATGCCAGATTTAATAAGTGACTGTTGTTATGAAGATTACAAGGATAAAAAACGGGAAAATCAGGAACGATTATTGGAAGAGAGGATCGAAAATACGGATGCGACAAAACTTAAGCAAACCTTGCAA caaaaaatgtGGGCAGCATTCGAGAATCCTCATACGTCCTCGGTCGCGCTCGTTTTCTATTATGTCACGGGTTTTTTCATTGCCGTTTCTGTATTGTGTAATATTATTGAAACCATTCCTTGCTG GTATATCAACGACACCCCTACCTCCTGTGGAGATGCCTATGAGAAACAA ttttttgtGCTAGATACCGCTTGCGTTATCATATTTACGATAGAATATTTGTTGCGATTGTATGCGGCACCGGATCGATGTCGTTTTCTGAG GTCAATAATGAGCGTCATTGATGTGGTCGCAATTCTACCATACTACGTAGGATTGGGTTTACAGAATAATAAGGACGTGTCAGGAGCGTTCGTCACTCTACGAGTATTC cGAGTATttcgaatattcaaattttcacgGCATTCCCAAGGCCTTCGAATACTCGGCTACACTTTGAAGTCGTGTGCATCTGAACTCGGCTTCCTCGTATTCTCGTTGGCTATGGCTATTATCATTTTTGCTACCATTATGTATTACGCCGAGAAGAAAGTGAATGACACAAG GTTTACTTCAATTCCGGCTGCTTTCTGGTACACTATTGTTACG CTCACCACACTTGGTTACGGTGATATGGTGCCGTCGACGGTAATGGGAAAGATTGTCGGCGGTATATGTTCGCTGTCCGGTGTGCTTGTTATCGCTCTACCAGTACCAGTTATTGTCAGCAATTTCTCTCGAATCTATCATCAAAATCAACGAGCTGACAAGCGGCGAGCGCAGaaa AAAGCCCGACTTGCACGTATTCGTATCGTGAAGAACGCATCCGGTCAAGCACTTTTCAATAAGAAAAAGGCGCACGAAGCTAGGATGCAAGCGTTTGAGcaag GTCTGCTTTCATTTGATGCGCTACGAGATGAGGATATCTTTGAGATCCAACATCACCACCTGTTGCAGTGTCTCGAAAAGGCGACG GAACGAGAATTTGTGGAGAGTGATGTCACATTCGATGGGGGCCATTCGACTCCACCAATTTCTGAGACATCGTCCTTGAGCACTGTCAGGCCACTGAAGCGAAAGCGAAAATG GTGGTGCGTGCGAGGAGAAGACGATCCCGAAGAGGAACGGGAAACGAGGGTAACATTCAATCAAAGTATGAACCAG GTTCACGAAAGGACACCTGATGAGAAAGTCGAATTGCACAACATTTGTGTATCACAACTATAA
- a CDS encoding hypothetical protein (NECATOR_CHRIV.G15629.T3) produces the protein MASVAAWLPFARAAAIGWVPIARQPMPQAPVALQAKDLAVDHVSDEKLSINISGRKFETWKNTLEKFPETLLGSNEKEFFYDEDTGEYFFDRDPDIFRHILTFYRTGKLHYPRHECLVAYDEELSFFGIMPDLISDCCYEDYKDKKRENQERLLEERIENTDATKLKQTLQQKMWAAFENPHTSSVALVFYYVTGFFIAVSVLCNIIETIPCWYINDTPTSCGDAYEKQFFVLDTACVIIFTIEYLLRLYAAPDRCRFLRSIMSVIDVVAILPYYVGLGLQNNKDVSGAFVTLRVFRVFRIFKFSRHSQGLRILGYTLKSCASELGFLVFSLAMAIIIFATIMYYAEKKVNDTRFTSIPAAFWYTIVTLTTLGYGDMVPSTVMGKIVGGICSLSGVLVIALPVPVIVSNFSRIYHQNQRADKRRAQKKARLARIRIVKNASGQALFNKKKAHEARMQAFEQGLLSFDALRDEDIFEIQHHHLLQCLEKATEREFVESDVTFDGGHSTPPISETSSLSTVRPLKRKRKCIRRWCVRGEDDPEEERETRVTFNQSMNQVHERTPDEKVELHNICVSQL, from the exons ATGGCATCCGTCGCGGCGTGGTTGCCGTTCGCACGCGCGGCCGCCATCGGTTGGGTGCCAATAGCGCGACAACCGATGCCACAGGCACCGGTTGCTTTACAG GCAAAAGATCTAGCAGTTGATCACGTGTCTGACGAGAAATTGTCTATCAATATCTCAGGACGGAAGTTTGAAACATGGAAAAATACGTTGGAAAAATTCCCTGAGACGTTATTAGGATCGAATGAGAAG GAGTTTTTCTACGACGAAGATACGGGCGAGTACTTTTTCGACCGAGATCCCGACATTTTCCGACATATCCTCACTTTCTACCGCACTGGCAAATTACAT TATCCCCGGCACGAATGTCTTGTTGCGTACGACGAGGAGTTGTCGTTTTTTGGCATCATGCCAGATTTAATAAGTGACTGTTGTTATGAAGATTACAAGGATAAAAAACGGGAAAATCAGGAACGATTATTGGAAGAGAGGATCGAAAATACGGATGCGACAAAACTTAAGCAAACCTTGCAA caaaaaatgtGGGCAGCATTCGAGAATCCTCATACGTCCTCGGTCGCGCTCGTTTTCTATTATGTCACGGGTTTTTTCATTGCCGTTTCTGTATTGTGTAATATTATTGAAACCATTCCTTGCTG GTATATCAACGACACCCCTACCTCCTGTGGAGATGCCTATGAGAAACAA ttttttgtGCTAGATACCGCTTGCGTTATCATATTTACGATAGAATATTTGTTGCGATTGTATGCGGCACCGGATCGATGTCGTTTTCTGAG GTCAATAATGAGCGTCATTGATGTGGTCGCAATTCTACCATACTACGTAGGATTGGGTTTACAGAATAATAAGGACGTGTCAGGAGCGTTCGTCACTCTACGAGTATTC cGAGTATttcgaatattcaaattttcacgGCATTCCCAAGGCCTTCGAATACTCGGCTACACTTTGAAGTCGTGTGCATCTGAACTCGGCTTCCTCGTATTCTCGTTGGCTATGGCTATTATCATTTTTGCTACCATTATGTATTACGCCGAGAAGAAAGTGAATGACACAAG GTTTACTTCAATTCCGGCTGCTTTCTGGTACACTATTGTTACG CTCACCACACTTGGTTACGGTGATATGGTGCCGTCGACGGTAATGGGAAAGATTGTCGGCGGTATATGTTCGCTGTCCGGTGTGCTTGTTATCGCTCTACCAGTACCAGTTATTGTCAGCAATTTCTCTCGAATCTATCATCAAAATCAACGAGCTGACAAGCGGCGAGCGCAGaaa AAAGCCCGACTTGCACGTATTCGTATCGTGAAGAACGCATCCGGTCAAGCACTTTTCAATAAGAAAAAGGCGCACGAAGCTAGGATGCAAGCGTTTGAGcaag GTCTGCTTTCATTTGATGCGCTACGAGATGAGGATATCTTTGAGATCCAACATCACCACCTGTTGCAGTGTCTCGAAAAGGCGACG GAACGAGAATTTGTGGAGAGTGATGTCACATTCGATGGGGGCCATTCGACTCCACCAATTTCTGAGACATCGTCCTTGAGCACTGTCAGGCCACTGAAGCGAAAGCGAAAATG TATTCGCAGGTGGTGCGTGCGAGGAGAAGACGATCCCGAAGAGGAACGGGAAACGAGGGTAACATTCAATCAAAGTATGAACCAG GTTCACGAAAGGACACCTGATGAGAAAGTCGAATTGCACAACATTTGTGTATCACAACTATAA
- a CDS encoding hypothetical protein (NECATOR_CHRIV.G15630.T1), whose protein sequence is MASTSIGYRTAAAAVAAPGLIHTRSHTHSRNEAEIGRDEPGRSNGTSTRRTTSHYPHAPRRRTCKILQLDALVPSSAFSIRISSNAFAFLARLSTHCHAHHPSAPPSFPLLFLAASTSSLLPSSARDALEFVQFP, encoded by the coding sequence ATGGCATCGACATCGATCGGATATCgcacagcagcagcagcagtagcAGCCCCTGGCCTCATACACACACGCTCACATACACACTCACGGAATGAGGCGGAGATCGGACGAGACGAGCCGGGAAGGAGCAACGGGACGAGTACCCGACGCACAACGTCTCATTATCCTCACGCTCCTCGGCGTCGCACTTGCAAAATCCTACAGCTCGACGCGCTCGTGCCGTCAAGTGCGTTCTCGATTCGCATTTCCAGCAATGCATTCGCTTTTCTCGCTCGCTTATCTACTCACTGTCACGCCCATCACCCGTCGGCTCCGCCTTCATTTCCACTTCTGTTTCTAGCGGCGTCGACATCGTCGCTGCTGCCGTCGTCGGCGCGTGATGCTCTTGAATTCGTCCAATTTCCATAG